In Lodderomyces elongisporus chromosome 2, complete sequence, the following proteins share a genomic window:
- the RSM22 gene encoding 37S ribosomal protein S22 yields the protein MLRKHILAHNRLSASSLVSRRHIAVSRVLLHNAQHHHHHHHQSQKEEFDFDFLKVEERSSKDIVRKYIPADQIQNHSENLTTEKDNDEILGESPFRNPDGSLIHGENATEARLDPKTLLGKIDHSVERLPKAIAEVIQNNILVTTLPSRLRQQVVAVFKDLNKNQIQQSPSSETECNAYIAALFLQDFSHIKQVILELQKRVGKDKFNPQRVLDIGYGPATGMVALNDVMGDQWIPEEKTAYVIGRRNSQMKKNAKIILSRQLNENTAEDFEESEIEPGEEGEQNKAKIAEDSVSFGVEEKQLGKDIHEKKMMIKEKEKKQKKDSKKIKEEKYLGPIDSTKINIRTTLRDTIPTNKQYDLIMVHHSLLSKEYNFPKDVDENLRMILRLLAPGGHLLIVERGNAVGFETVARARQVMIRPERFPQELGKIPRPYIKGSLGKPQKLKKESLLVTDEDIEFEKEMLAKLEKEEEEEKEKELREQGENLENVLDSKFGKVSEEELRFDEEDDGENFEIFEPHTPLEEMYDKIDYHIKILAPCPHHRTCPLQLGDPKFFKIPSHKHRLNFCSFSKTVERPDYTMELKKGKMLATKWDKTAHDGIGTVSRGELKKLAGTGRPGGRNTEDGSYSYLIAERSLNDQETLDKIDNLREYSNNDNSPVDTDDIDFWPRIVDHPSKIKRNVKMTVCSNEGDIELWQIPKSLGKQVYHDARKAQLGDQWALGRKTFIKRTVVSPEVKAKLEMLYKTQKKTFLKEQKKQNWKKITGVDEEEFDDGLRSVEIMASKMEKSREYIKKGKEFDVDPASYEGK from the coding sequence ATGTTGAGAAAGCACATACTTGCACACAATAGACTATCAGCATCATCGCTAGTACTGCGGAGGCATATTGCAGTATCTCGGGTGCTACTACACAACGcgcaacatcatcatcatcatcatcaccagctgcaaaaagaagagtttgattttgatttcctCAAAGTAGAAGAACGTCTGAGTAAGGATATTGTGAGGAAGTATATACCGGCAGATCAGATACAAAACCACTCTGAAAACTTGACAACTGAAAAAGATAACGATGAAATACTTGGCGAATCACCTTTTAGAAATCCTGATGGTTCACTTATACATGGTGAAAATGCAACAGAGGCAAGATTAGACCCCAAAACACTACTAGGCAAAATCGATCATTCTGTTGAAAGACTACCGAAGGCTATTGCGGAAGTGATACAGAATAACATATTAGTTACCACTCTCCCTTCGAGGCTTCGACAACAAGTTGTAGCTGTTTTCAAAGATCTTAACAAGAACcaaattcaacaaagtCCGCTGTCAGAAACGGAGTGTAATGCGTACATTGCAGCGTTATTTCTCCAAGATTTCAGCCATATCAAACAAGTTATTTTAGAACTTCAAAAACGGGTGGGTAAGGACAAGTTCAATCCGCAAAGAGTTTTGGATATAGGATACGGCCCAGCCACGGGTATGGTAGCTTTGAATGATGTGATGGGCGATCAGTGGATTCCTGAAGAAAAAACTGCGTATGTTATTGGGCGAAGAAACAgtcaaatgaaaaagaatgcaAAGATTATCTTGTCTCGTCAGTTGAATGAAAATACTGCAGAAGATTTTGAAGAACTGGAGATTGAACCTGGTGAGGAAggagaacaaaacaaggcAAAAATTGCTGAAGACTCGGTGTCTTTTGGAGTAGAGGAAAAGCAATTGGGAAAAGACATTCAcgagaagaagatgatgatcaaggagaaggagaagaaacagaaaaaggattcaaagaaaatcaaGGAAGAGAAATATCTTGGTCCCATAGACTCGACCAAGATCAATATTAGGACAACTTTGAGGGATACTATACctacaaataaacaatacGATCTTATTATGGTGCATCATTCGTTACTTTCAAAAGAATACAACTTTCCAAAGGATGTTGATGAGAATTTGCGAATGATTTTGAGGCTCTTGGCACCTGGTGGTCATCTTCTTATTGTAGAACGTGGTAATGCAGTTGGTTTTGAAACTGTTGCTAGAGCAAGACAAGTTATGATTCGTCCTGAGAGGTTTCCCCAAGAGTTGGGTAAGATTCCTCGCCCGTATATTAAAGGGTCTTTGGGAAAACCACAGAAATTAAAGAAGGAGAGTCTTCTTGTTACCGATGAGGATATcgagtttgaaaaagagatgCTTGCTaaattagaaaaagaagaagaagaagaaaaagaaaaagaattgagaGAACAGGGTgagaatttggaaaatgttCTTGACTCTAAATTCGGGAAAGTTAGCGAAGAAGAGTTGAGGTTtgacgaagaagatgatggtGAGAATTTTGAGATTTTTGAACCTCATACTCCATTGGAGGAAATGTACGACAAGATTGATTATCACATCAAGATTCTTGCACCATGTCCGCACCATAGGACATGTCCTTTGCAATTGGGCGATCCTAAATTTTTTAAGATTCCATCGCATAAACATAGACTCAATTTCTGTTCGTTTTCGAAAACAGTTGAGAGGCCGGATTATACAATGGAGTTGAAAAAGGGCAAGATGCTTGCTACAAAATGGGACAAGACAGCACATGATGGTATTGGTACCGTTAGTCGTGGTGAGTTGAAGAAACTTGCGGGTACAGGAAGACCTGGTGGTAGAAACACCGAAGATGGTTCTTATTCGTATTTGATTGCTGAAAGGAGTTTAAATGATCAAGAGACGCTTGATAAGATTGATAATTTGAGAGAATATAGTAATAACGACAATTCACCAGTTGACACTGATGACATTGATTTCTGGCCTCGGATTGTTGATCATCCTTCCAAAATTAAGCGAAATGTCAAGATGACTGTTTGTTCTAATGAGGGGGATATTGAGCTTTGGCAGATTCCCAAGTCTCTTGGTAAGCAAGTTTACCATGATGCCAGGAAGGCTCAGCTTGGGGATCAATGGGCTTTGGGAAGAAAGACTTTTATAAAGAGAACCGTTGTGTCGCCCGAAGTGAAGGCCAAATTGGAGATGTTGTACAAGACTCAAAAGAAGACATTTTTGAAGgagcaaaagaagcaaaactGGAAAAAGATTACTGGAGTTGACGAAGAGGAGTTTGACGATGGGTTGCGTTCGGTAGAGATTATGGCTTCCAAGATGGAGAAATCGAGGGAATATATTAAAAAGGGGAAAGAATTTGATGTGGATCCAGCACTGTACGAAGGAAAATAA